From the genome of Cellvibrio japonicus Ueda107, one region includes:
- the uxaC gene encoding glucuronate isomerase, with the protein MSFIHDDFLLDTQQAKVLYHEYAKNMPIIDYHCHLPPEQVGQNKQFRNLYEVWLAGDHYKWRAMRSNGVDERYCTGNASDWEKFEKWCETVPYTLRNPLYHWTHLELRKPFGITDRLLDSRSAKRTWDECNELLATPEFSARGLMTQANVKLVCTTDDPIHDLAHHKTVAADKSFKTAMLPTWRPDRAMMVEDAESYNKYLDRLAITADININTFDDLIKALQIRHDYFHENGCRLSDHGLETVYAADYTDSEIKAIFLKIRAHKQLDAVEIEKFQSAMMVEFALQDHAKGWVQQFHIGAIRNNNPRLFRTLGPDTGFDSIGDHNYAKPLAKFLGRLDDQNKLAKTILYNLNPRDNEMIGTMIGNFQDGSAAGKIQFGSGWWFLDQMEGMTRQIEALSQLGLLSRFVGMLTDSRSFLSYSRHEYFRRILCGIFGRDMVKGLVPDDTHMVGKMIQDISFNNAKNYFPFVVPE; encoded by the coding sequence ATGAGCTTTATCCACGACGACTTCCTGCTCGATACCCAACAGGCAAAAGTGCTCTACCACGAGTACGCCAAGAACATGCCCATCATCGATTACCACTGCCACCTCCCCCCCGAGCAAGTGGGTCAAAACAAGCAATTCCGCAACCTCTATGAAGTATGGCTGGCAGGTGACCACTACAAGTGGCGAGCCATGCGCTCCAACGGTGTCGATGAGCGCTACTGCACAGGCAATGCCAGCGATTGGGAAAAGTTTGAAAAGTGGTGTGAAACGGTTCCCTACACCCTGCGCAACCCCCTGTATCACTGGACCCACCTGGAATTGCGCAAGCCCTTCGGAATCACTGATCGCCTGCTTGACAGCCGCTCGGCAAAACGCACTTGGGATGAGTGTAACGAGTTGCTCGCCACCCCCGAATTCAGCGCGCGCGGCCTGATGACCCAAGCCAATGTGAAACTGGTGTGCACCACCGACGATCCGATTCACGACCTGGCCCACCACAAAACCGTAGCAGCGGATAAATCCTTCAAAACCGCCATGCTGCCCACCTGGCGCCCCGACCGCGCGATGATGGTGGAAGATGCAGAGAGCTACAACAAATACCTCGACCGCCTCGCGATTACTGCCGATATCAACATCAACACTTTTGATGATCTGATCAAGGCCCTGCAAATCCGCCACGATTATTTCCACGAAAATGGCTGCCGGCTGTCTGACCATGGCCTGGAAACCGTTTACGCGGCGGATTACACCGACAGTGAAATCAAAGCCATATTCCTGAAAATCCGCGCGCACAAGCAACTCGACGCGGTGGAAATCGAGAAATTCCAATCCGCCATGATGGTGGAGTTTGCCCTGCAGGATCACGCCAAAGGCTGGGTGCAGCAATTCCACATCGGCGCTATCCGCAACAACAACCCGCGCCTGTTCCGCACCCTGGGCCCGGATACCGGTTTTGATTCCATTGGCGATCACAACTACGCAAAGCCTCTGGCAAAATTCCTCGGTCGTCTGGACGACCAGAACAAGCTGGCCAAAACCATCCTGTACAACTTGAACCCACGCGATAATGAAATGATCGGCACCATGATCGGCAACTTCCAGGATGGCTCTGCCGCGGGCAAGATCCAGTTCGGCAGCGGCTGGTGGTTCCTCGATCAAATGGAGGGTATGACTCGCCAGATCGAAGCCCTGAGCCAGCTGGGTTTGCTGAGCCGCTTTGTGGGTATGCTCACTGACAGCCGCAGCTTCCTCAGCTATTCGCGCCATGAGTATTTCCGTCGCATCCTGTGCGGTATCTTCGGCCGTGATATGGTGAAAGGCCTGGTACCTGACGATACCCATATGGTGGGTAAAATGATCCAGGACATCAGCTTCAACAACGCCAAAAACTACTTTCCGTTTGTGGTACCCGAATAA
- a CDS encoding sodium/sugar symporter translates to MHLNALDLTVFGLYAVILIFVAYWVSREKKGHEKDASDYFLASKSLPWWAIGASLIAANISAEQIIGMSGSGYVIGMGIAAYELMAAITLIIIAKYFLPIFLARGIYTMPQFLENRYDGRVRTIMAIFWLALYTFVNLTSVLYLGSLAISQFLGVDMLYGMVFLVLFSMVYSIYGGLKAVAMTDIIQVIMLVLGGLFVSYLALNQISGGNGVIEGFSTLLEKAPEKFDMIISSDNPNYDKIYMDLPGISVLIGGLWIMNISYWGFNQYIIQRALAAKSIQEAQKGMAFAAYIKLFVPIIVVLPGICAVVLAPELSKPDQAYPEMMKLLPHGLLGIAFAALVAAIASSLSSMSNSISTIFTMDIYKKLINKEASEHKLVFVGRLTAFAAMLIAIVLAKPLVGQSEQAFQFIQEFTGFFTPGIVVIFLFGFFWKKANANSALVAAIASVVLSWSFKVFLPEVPFMDRVGLVFILCCVLAALVTYLGGAKEQSNAIHLDDISFKTTSGFNIASVGVVLILAAIYATWW, encoded by the coding sequence ATGCATTTAAATGCTCTTGACCTGACGGTATTCGGGCTTTATGCCGTCATTCTGATTTTTGTTGCCTATTGGGTCTCCCGAGAGAAAAAAGGGCATGAAAAAGATGCCAGTGATTATTTCCTTGCCAGTAAATCCTTGCCCTGGTGGGCGATAGGTGCATCGCTGATTGCGGCGAATATTTCCGCCGAACAAATCATCGGTATGTCGGGTTCCGGCTATGTCATAGGTATGGGGATTGCGGCCTATGAACTGATGGCGGCAATCACCTTGATTATTATTGCCAAATATTTCCTGCCGATTTTTCTGGCGCGCGGTATTTACACCATGCCGCAGTTCCTGGAAAACCGCTATGACGGTCGCGTGCGCACCATCATGGCAATTTTCTGGCTGGCGCTGTACACCTTTGTAAACCTCACATCAGTATTGTATTTAGGGTCTCTGGCAATCTCGCAATTCCTTGGGGTTGATATGCTTTATGGCATGGTCTTCCTGGTATTGTTTTCGATGGTTTACTCGATTTACGGTGGCCTGAAAGCGGTTGCCATGACCGATATTATCCAGGTCATCATGCTGGTGTTGGGCGGGCTGTTTGTCAGCTATCTGGCACTTAACCAGATTTCGGGGGGCAATGGTGTTATCGAAGGCTTTAGCACCTTGCTGGAAAAAGCTCCCGAAAAGTTTGACATGATTATTTCGTCGGACAACCCCAACTACGACAAGATCTATATGGATTTGCCGGGGATTTCAGTATTGATTGGCGGCCTCTGGATTATGAATATCAGCTATTGGGGGTTTAACCAATACATCATCCAGCGCGCACTCGCCGCCAAGAGTATCCAGGAAGCGCAAAAAGGGATGGCATTTGCAGCCTATATCAAATTGTTTGTGCCAATTATTGTGGTGCTCCCAGGTATCTGTGCCGTTGTTTTAGCACCGGAATTAAGCAAACCTGACCAGGCTTATCCGGAAATGATGAAACTTTTACCCCATGGTTTACTGGGCATTGCTTTTGCCGCACTGGTGGCTGCAATTGCCTCCTCGCTCAGCTCCATGAGTAACAGTATTTCCACTATTTTCACGATGGATATTTACAAGAAGCTCATTAATAAAGAGGCGTCGGAGCACAAATTGGTTTTTGTGGGTCGATTGACGGCATTTGCAGCCATGTTGATTGCTATTGTTCTGGCCAAGCCCCTGGTTGGACAATCCGAGCAGGCATTCCAGTTTATTCAGGAGTTCACGGGTTTCTTCACCCCGGGTATTGTGGTTATTTTCCTGTTTGGTTTCTTCTGGAAGAAAGCCAATGCCAACTCTGCATTGGTAGCGGCAATCGCCTCGGTTGTTCTTTCCTGGTCATTTAAAGTCTTCCTGCCGGAAGTGCCCTTTATGGATCGTGTTGGCCTGGTATTTATTCTCTGCTGTGTATTGGCGGCACTGGTTACCTATTTGGGTGGAGCGAAAGAGCAGAGTAATGCTATCCACCTCGATGACATCAGTTTCAAAACTACCTCCGGTTTTAATATTGCCTCGGTGGGTGTTGTGCTGATTTTGGCTGCGATCTATGCCACATGGTGGTAA
- a CDS encoding SMP-30/gluconolactonase/LRE family protein has protein sequence MNTLSLCCVVPCANLLGEGIQWNHRDQCFWWVDIHGCHLYRYRLLSDRLDTWPLPERLACFAFVNGDSRLLAAFASGFAWFEPDTGSVEWIARPEAGIPGNRSNDGRCDRQGRFWMGSLVEQAEGQSAGLYCLDRHLQTSRHLSGLRISNALCWSPDSSRLYHADSPTHQIRVYDFDVRYGRLSNGRIFAETEPGVEPDGACVDAQGYVWNAQWGGSRVRRYAPDGKLDFELSMPVTQPTCVALGGEQLNFLAVTSARVGLSDEQLQQQPQAGHVFIYESPFQGLRESWFTVGGKSSSAPG, from the coding sequence ATGAATACACTTTCACTCTGTTGTGTAGTGCCTTGCGCTAATCTGCTTGGCGAAGGTATCCAGTGGAATCACCGGGATCAATGTTTCTGGTGGGTGGATATTCATGGCTGCCACTTGTACCGTTATCGCTTGTTGTCAGACCGCCTGGATACCTGGCCGTTGCCTGAACGCCTGGCGTGTTTTGCCTTTGTAAACGGTGATTCGCGTTTGCTCGCCGCATTTGCATCAGGTTTTGCCTGGTTTGAGCCGGACACTGGCAGTGTGGAGTGGATTGCAAGGCCTGAGGCCGGTATTCCTGGCAATCGCTCCAACGATGGTCGTTGCGACCGCCAGGGGCGCTTCTGGATGGGGTCTTTGGTTGAGCAGGCCGAAGGCCAGTCCGCAGGCTTGTATTGCCTTGACCGGCATTTGCAGACAAGCCGGCATTTATCCGGGTTGCGTATATCCAACGCGCTCTGCTGGAGTCCTGATTCTTCCCGTTTGTATCACGCTGATTCACCTACGCATCAGATTCGTGTTTATGATTTTGATGTGCGGTATGGCCGCTTGTCGAACGGGCGCATCTTTGCTGAAACCGAGCCCGGTGTTGAGCCTGACGGGGCTTGTGTCGATGCGCAGGGTTATGTGTGGAATGCGCAGTGGGGTGGCAGCCGTGTGCGCCGTTATGCACCTGATGGCAAATTGGATTTTGAGTTGTCCATGCCGGTGACCCAGCCAACTTGCGTCGCTTTGGGCGGTGAGCAGCTAAATTTTCTGGCGGTGACCAGTGCGAGGGTGGGATTGTCCGATGAGCAGCTTCAGCAACAGCCCCAGGCAGGTCATGTTTTTATTTATGAATCGCCGTTTCAGGGATTGCGTGAATCCTGGTTTACTGTAGGTGGGAAATCATCATCAGCCCCAGGGTAA
- a CDS encoding pentapeptide repeat-containing protein — protein sequence MTKPIVHRNPLFELLRAEKVAEFNQRKARGEVKPDMLRGGDFRGLDLRELDANGLDLRDAYFRGADLRGIDFRNCQLEGASFCQAHISGCFFPRELRADELRLSFDLGIRVRYHP from the coding sequence ATGACCAAACCTATTGTTCACCGCAATCCCCTGTTTGAGTTGCTGCGCGCGGAAAAAGTAGCCGAATTTAACCAGCGCAAGGCGCGGGGGGAGGTCAAGCCGGATATGTTGCGCGGTGGTGATTTCCGCGGCCTGGATCTGCGTGAGCTGGATGCTAATGGCCTGGATCTGCGCGATGCCTATTTTCGTGGTGCGGACCTGCGCGGTATTGATTTTCGCAATTGCCAGTTGGAAGGGGCCAGTTTTTGCCAGGCCCATATTTCCGGGTGTTTTTTCCCCAGGGAGCTAAGGGCGGACGAATTGCGCCTGTCATTTGATCTGGGCATCCGTGTGCGCTACCACCCCTAA
- a CDS encoding glycoside hydrolase family 26 protein: MKTITTARLPWAAQSFALGICLIALLGCNHAANKSSASRADVKPVTVKLVDSQATMETRSLFAFMQEQRRHSIMFGHQHETTQGLTITRTDGTQSDTFNAVGDFAAVYGWDTLSIVAPKAEGDIVAQVKKAYARGGIITVSSHFDNPKTDTQKGVWPVGTSWDQTPAVVDSLPGGAYNPVLNGYLDQVAEWANNLKDEQGRLIPVIFRLYHENTGSWFWWGDKQSTPEQYKQLFRYSVEYLRDVKGVRNFLYAYSPNNFWDVTEANYLERYPGDEWVDVLGFDTYGPVADNADWFRNVVANAALVARMAEARGKIPVISEIGIRAPDIEAGLYDNQWYRKLISGLKADPDAREIAFLLVWRNAPQGVPGPNGTQVPHYWVPANRPENINNGTLEDFQAFYADEFTAFNRDIEQVYQRPTLIVK; the protein is encoded by the coding sequence ATGAAAACTATTACCACTGCACGCCTTCCATGGGCTGCGCAGAGCTTTGCCTTGGGCATTTGCCTGATAGCGCTGTTGGGTTGTAATCACGCCGCTAATAAATCATCGGCATCCAGGGCAGATGTCAAACCTGTTACGGTCAAACTGGTCGATTCCCAGGCGACCATGGAAACCCGTTCCCTGTTTGCGTTTATGCAGGAGCAGCGCAGACATTCCATTATGTTTGGGCACCAGCACGAAACAACCCAGGGACTCACTATTACCCGCACAGATGGTACCCAATCCGATACCTTTAATGCCGTTGGTGATTTTGCAGCGGTCTATGGTTGGGACACGCTGTCTATTGTTGCCCCTAAAGCGGAGGGCGATATTGTCGCCCAAGTAAAAAAGGCTTATGCGCGCGGGGGCATCATTACGGTGAGCTCGCATTTTGATAATCCAAAAACCGATACCCAAAAGGGCGTATGGCCCGTTGGCACTTCCTGGGATCAAACCCCGGCTGTTGTGGATTCCCTGCCTGGAGGCGCCTATAACCCGGTATTAAATGGCTATCTCGACCAGGTGGCCGAGTGGGCCAATAACCTGAAAGACGAGCAGGGGCGGCTGATACCGGTCATCTTTCGCCTGTACCACGAAAATACCGGCAGTTGGTTCTGGTGGGGAGATAAGCAATCAACCCCTGAACAATACAAGCAATTGTTCCGCTATTCCGTCGAGTATTTGCGCGATGTGAAAGGTGTGCGCAATTTCCTGTATGCCTATTCGCCCAACAACTTTTGGGACGTGACCGAGGCCAATTACCTGGAGCGTTATCCGGGGGATGAGTGGGTGGATGTACTGGGATTTGATACCTATGGCCCGGTGGCGGACAACGCTGACTGGTTCCGCAATGTGGTGGCCAATGCGGCCTTGGTTGCCCGCATGGCGGAAGCGCGGGGCAAAATACCGGTGATCTCCGAGATAGGTATACGCGCTCCCGACATTGAAGCCGGGCTCTATGATAACCAGTGGTATCGCAAGCTTATCTCCGGCCTCAAGGCCGATCCGGATGCACGCGAGATTGCCTTCCTGCTGGTATGGCGCAATGCCCCGCAGGGAGTTCCTGGCCCCAATGGCACCCAGGTTCCCCATTATTGGGTGCCTGCTAACCGCCCGGAGAATATCAACAATGGCACCCTGGAGGACTTCCAGGCCTTTTATGCCGATGAATTCACAGCGTTCAATCGCGACATCGAGCAGGTCTATCAGCGTCCGACCCTGATAGTTAAATAG
- the cysK gene encoding cysteine synthase A encodes MKVDNILQTIGNTPHVRINQLFRSDIEVWMKVERFNPGSSIKDRIALAMIEEAETKGLIDKDTVIIEPTSGNTGIGLALVCAVKGYRLILTMPESMSIERRKYMKALGAELVLTPKELGMGGTIAKANELLAEYPKSWMPQQFNNAANVEAHRNTTAREILADFPEGIDYLITGVGTGGHITGCSEALKQHFPQLQTYAVEPEKSPVISGGQKGLHRLQGIGAGFIPQILNRDTLDGTLLVSEESAFDMARQCALKEGIFVGISSGASLAAIAQKQADMKPGSRVLVFSYDTGERYLSIEDLF; translated from the coding sequence ATGAAAGTCGATAATATTCTGCAAACCATTGGCAATACACCGCACGTGCGCATCAACCAGCTGTTTCGCAGCGATATTGAAGTCTGGATGAAAGTGGAGCGCTTTAATCCCGGCAGCAGCATCAAAGACCGTATTGCCCTGGCTATGATCGAAGAGGCCGAAACCAAAGGCCTGATCGATAAGGATACCGTTATTATCGAGCCCACTTCCGGTAATACCGGTATAGGCCTGGCCCTGGTGTGTGCCGTTAAAGGTTACCGCCTGATCCTGACCATGCCCGAGTCCATGTCGATCGAGCGCCGCAAATACATGAAAGCCCTGGGTGCTGAGTTGGTGCTCACCCCCAAGGAATTAGGTATGGGCGGCACCATCGCCAAGGCCAATGAGCTGCTTGCTGAATACCCCAAAAGCTGGATGCCGCAACAATTTAATAACGCCGCCAATGTTGAGGCCCACCGCAATACCACAGCCCGGGAAATCCTCGCCGACTTCCCCGAGGGGATTGATTACCTGATTACCGGTGTGGGTACCGGCGGCCATATCACCGGCTGCAGCGAAGCACTCAAACAGCATTTCCCGCAATTGCAAACCTATGCCGTGGAACCGGAAAAATCACCGGTCATCAGCGGCGGCCAGAAAGGCTTGCACCGTTTGCAAGGCATAGGTGCCGGTTTTATTCCACAAATCCTCAACAGGGATACCCTCGATGGCACACTGTTGGTCAGCGAGGAAAGTGCATTTGATATGGCGCGGCAATGTGCGCTGAAAGAAGGGATTTTTGTCGGTATTTCCTCGGGAGCCAGCCTTGCTGCAATCGCCCAAAAGCAAGCTGATATGAAACCCGGTAGCCGCGTGCTGGTATTCAGTTACGATACCGGCGAGCGCTATTTGTCGATTGAGGATTTGTTTTAA
- a CDS encoding AEC family transporter — translation MNQSSLDIFLFALRITAPTFALMFLGMALVSLGCMSSRFIKGANQLVYKLGLPLILFTTCASANLHIGEKLNLLIAFALMTFIVFGGSWLTALLCKQTDDAGVIVQGAFRGNLVILGLAFAVNAYGERGMAMATLPVAFTVVIYNVLSVFILDRNKSWAGTFKGIITNPLILAIAAGWLYNLSPATFPQAAQEKTHLITQFVLPLALVCIGGSLNGRRLVFFDGASIIANLWKLVLSPLIACALGIGLGVQDELLVILFLLAAAPTAAASYVMAEAAGANGKLAATIVAQTTFLALFSVTLGLMMISHLQ, via the coding sequence GTGAATCAATCCTCACTGGATATTTTTCTATTTGCGTTGCGTATTACCGCGCCTACATTTGCCTTGATGTTTTTGGGTATGGCCCTGGTCAGCCTGGGTTGCATGAGCAGTCGCTTTATCAAAGGCGCCAATCAGCTTGTCTATAAGCTGGGATTGCCATTAATACTCTTTACCACCTGTGCCAGTGCCAATTTGCACATCGGCGAAAAACTCAACCTGTTAATCGCCTTTGCCTTGATGACATTCATTGTGTTCGGCGGCAGCTGGTTAACAGCGCTATTGTGCAAACAGACAGACGATGCGGGAGTGATTGTACAAGGCGCTTTTCGCGGCAACCTGGTGATCCTGGGGCTGGCATTTGCCGTCAATGCCTATGGGGAGCGCGGGATGGCCATGGCGACCTTGCCAGTGGCCTTTACCGTTGTGATTTACAACGTACTCTCGGTATTTATTCTGGATCGCAACAAAAGCTGGGCAGGAACCTTCAAAGGCATTATTACCAACCCGCTGATCCTTGCGATTGCCGCCGGCTGGCTTTACAACCTGAGCCCCGCCACTTTTCCGCAGGCAGCCCAGGAAAAAACACACCTGATTACACAATTCGTGTTGCCACTGGCCCTGGTGTGTATTGGTGGCAGCTTGAATGGTCGCCGGTTGGTTTTTTTTGATGGAGCCTCCATCATCGCCAACCTATGGAAGCTGGTGCTGTCGCCGCTCATCGCCTGTGCATTGGGTATTGGGCTGGGCGTGCAGGACGAGCTGCTGGTGATTTTGTTTTTATTGGCAGCTGCCCCGACTGCCGCCGCGAGCTATGTGATGGCAGAAGCCGCAGGAGCCAACGGCAAACTCGCCGCGACTATCGTGGCACAAACCACATTCCTGGCGCTGTTCAGCGTTACCCTGGGGCTGATGATGATTTCCCACCTACAGTAA
- a CDS encoding SDR family NAD(P)-dependent oxidoreductase, with amino-acid sequence MYSYSPHQGYTRYPSLENASVFITGGATGIGAALVEAFAAQGAQVAFVDLDDAEALSLCDQLVAKGYRRPWYRHCDVSDISALKATIVAAGAEQGDIRVLINNAANDQRYDTRSLSEELWYRGLAVNLHPAFFAAQTVQPMMARLGGGSIINISSINTEWAPPQLASYITAKAGILGISKSLATDFGEDNIRVNAILPGWVATPKQLEKWLSVEEEHELMKRVCLKKRLGAHDVAKLALFLAADDAAMITAQEFVIDGGRI; translated from the coding sequence ATGTACAGCTATTCCCCTCATCAGGGTTATACGCGCTACCCCAGCCTGGAAAACGCTAGTGTGTTTATCACGGGCGGTGCAACGGGTATTGGCGCGGCGCTTGTGGAAGCCTTTGCCGCGCAGGGCGCGCAGGTAGCCTTTGTTGACCTGGATGATGCCGAAGCGCTCAGCCTGTGTGACCAGCTGGTTGCCAAAGGGTATCGCCGTCCCTGGTACAGGCATTGCGATGTGAGTGATATAAGTGCCCTTAAAGCGACTATTGTGGCGGCTGGTGCCGAGCAGGGCGATATTCGGGTATTGATTAATAACGCCGCCAATGACCAGCGTTATGACACGCGCAGTTTGAGCGAAGAGCTCTGGTATCGCGGTTTGGCCGTTAACCTTCACCCTGCGTTTTTTGCGGCGCAGACGGTACAGCCGATGATGGCGCGCCTGGGTGGTGGTTCGATTATCAATATCAGCTCCATCAACACCGAATGGGCGCCGCCACAGCTGGCCAGTTATATCACGGCCAAGGCCGGAATCCTGGGGATTTCCAAATCCCTGGCGACGGATTTTGGCGAGGACAATATCCGCGTTAATGCGATATTGCCCGGTTGGGTAGCGACTCCCAAACAATTGGAGAAATGGCTATCCGTAGAGGAAGAACACGAGTTGATGAAGCGTGTGTGCCTGAAAAAACGTCTGGGTGCCCACGATGTGGCCAAATTGGCCCTGTTTTTAGCAGCTGATGATGCAGCCATGATTACTGCCCAAGAGTTCGTCATTGACGGCGGCAGAATATAA
- a CDS encoding alpha-N-arabinofuranosidase — MRRLKPLIAALGLSFSIGSFANTHITIDTTKSGPVINKNIYGQFAEHLGRGIYEGLWVGPESGIPNTRGWRNDVVGALKDINVPLVRWPGGCFADEYHWRDGIGPRDQRPVKVNTNWGGVEEDNAVGTHEFFDLVEILGAEAYVNGNLGTGTPQEMAEWLEYMTAEGKSTLAELRRKNGRDKPFQVQYFAIGNEAWGCGGNMTPEYYTNLYNHYATFLKAPAHNAPKLIASGGHTEDTSWAAHLTANVKPNWSLKMDAVSFHYYTLPTGKWDKKGAAIGFPEAEWMSTLVNTLRMDDFIVNNKKVMDKNDPEKKVGFYVDEWGTWYDVEAGENPGFLYQQNSLRDAVVAALNFNIFHKHADRVHMTNIAQMVNVLQAMILTDKEKMILTPTYYAYKMYVPFQDATSLPVSLKKVSQYRLGKSSVPAISASAARGKDGKVYLALVNANPNQAETVALALPGVTASGVSGQLLTATAMDAHNTFANPNAIKPVSYSAKAVNGKLSLELPAKSVVVVAVE; from the coding sequence ATGCGCCGTTTGAAACCCCTCATCGCCGCACTTGGCTTGAGTTTTAGCATCGGCAGCTTCGCCAATACCCACATCACCATAGATACCACCAAATCCGGTCCGGTGATTAACAAGAACATCTATGGCCAATTTGCCGAGCATCTGGGACGAGGTATTTATGAAGGACTGTGGGTTGGTCCGGAGTCCGGCATCCCCAACACCCGCGGTTGGCGCAATGACGTGGTGGGTGCGCTCAAGGATATTAACGTGCCCCTGGTGCGTTGGCCCGGTGGCTGTTTTGCGGATGAATACCACTGGCGTGATGGCATAGGCCCGCGCGACCAGCGCCCGGTGAAGGTCAATACCAACTGGGGGGGCGTGGAAGAGGATAATGCCGTGGGGACCCACGAGTTTTTTGACCTGGTGGAGATTCTGGGGGCTGAAGCCTATGTGAATGGCAACCTGGGCACCGGAACGCCCCAGGAAATGGCCGAATGGCTGGAATATATGACGGCGGAGGGTAAATCAACCCTGGCGGAATTGCGCCGTAAAAATGGCCGCGATAAACCCTTCCAGGTCCAGTATTTTGCAATTGGTAATGAGGCGTGGGGCTGCGGTGGCAATATGACGCCCGAGTACTACACCAACCTGTACAACCACTACGCGACTTTCCTGAAGGCCCCTGCCCACAATGCACCCAAATTGATTGCCAGCGGCGGCCATACCGAAGACACCAGCTGGGCTGCCCACCTGACCGCCAATGTCAAACCCAACTGGAGTTTGAAAATGGATGCCGTTAGTTTCCACTACTACACCCTGCCCACGGGTAAATGGGATAAGAAAGGTGCGGCCATCGGCTTCCCGGAGGCGGAGTGGATGTCTACGCTGGTGAATACCCTGCGCATGGATGACTTTATCGTCAACAACAAAAAAGTCATGGATAAAAACGATCCCGAGAAAAAAGTGGGCTTCTATGTGGACGAGTGGGGCACCTGGTACGACGTGGAAGCGGGCGAGAATCCCGGTTTCCTTTACCAGCAGAACAGTTTGCGCGATGCGGTGGTAGCGGCACTTAACTTCAATATTTTCCACAAGCATGCAGATCGGGTGCACATGACCAACATTGCGCAGATGGTCAATGTGTTGCAGGCCATGATTTTGACCGATAAGGAAAAAATGATCCTGACGCCCACCTACTATGCGTACAAGATGTATGTACCCTTCCAGGATGCAACATCGCTGCCTGTCAGCTTGAAAAAAGTGTCCCAATACCGTTTGGGGAAATCCTCCGTGCCGGCGATCAGCGCTTCAGCCGCGCGCGGTAAGGATGGCAAAGTGTACCTGGCCCTGGTCAATGCCAATCCCAACCAGGCCGAGACGGTAGCGCTTGCATTACCTGGTGTAACTGCCAGCGGGGTGAGTGGCCAGTTGCTGACAGCGACAGCGATGGATGCGCATAACACCTTTGCCAATCCCAATGCGATCAAGCCGGTGAGTTATTCTGCGAAAGCCGTGAATGGCAAATTGTCGCTGGAGCTGCCTGCTAAATCGGTCGTTGTGGTTGCGGTGGAATAG
- a CDS encoding choice-of-anchor A family protein: MLKQVSIAVSFFLAANASALSIDLGPATGYNIFVKENFQQPGADSHGKIAVGGNADIGQFDVAVNHDPSYYHSGPQLWTDPNVYDDVLVVGGNLKTTGWGNIKGNAIVGGQVVSGSNPNSAKGTITYGNPIDFEAAFDYFDDLSATLAGLDNTGSINFLYNNWIQLDGTSDADLYVANITGLVLKNATDLTAPGLTQTDTLVINVSGKDIHFDSLNYGIREHFAALDLSPSNILFNFYEAEKLTFDYGGFRGNILAPNADFTFYSGDLSGQVIVKSWTAGWGAQANLWDGFFDPYGSDEPTPPTVEVAESSGWALSLIGIFGLIMLRRRNLQAKA; the protein is encoded by the coding sequence TCGCTGCCAATGCCAGTGCCCTGAGTATCGACCTGGGTCCGGCAACGGGTTATAACATTTTCGTGAAGGAAAACTTCCAGCAACCAGGCGCTGATTCCCACGGCAAAATTGCTGTTGGCGGCAACGCCGATATCGGCCAATTCGACGTAGCGGTCAACCACGATCCCAGCTACTACCACTCAGGTCCCCAACTGTGGACTGACCCCAATGTGTACGATGACGTATTGGTCGTGGGTGGCAACCTGAAAACCACCGGTTGGGGCAATATCAAAGGCAACGCGATTGTAGGCGGCCAGGTGGTGTCCGGCTCCAATCCCAACTCTGCCAAAGGCACCATTACGTACGGCAACCCGATCGATTTTGAGGCGGCCTTTGATTACTTTGATGACCTTTCTGCCACCCTGGCAGGATTGGACAATACAGGTTCTATCAACTTCCTGTACAACAACTGGATCCAGTTGGACGGCACCAGTGATGCGGATCTCTATGTTGCCAATATCACCGGCCTGGTGCTGAAAAATGCTACCGACCTGACCGCCCCCGGCCTGACCCAGACCGATACCCTGGTGATCAACGTCAGCGGCAAAGATATCCACTTTGACTCACTCAACTACGGTATCCGCGAGCACTTTGCCGCGCTGGATTTATCGCCCAGCAATATCCTGTTCAATTTTTACGAAGCGGAAAAATTGACCTTCGACTACGGTGGTTTCCGCGGCAATATCCTGGCACCCAATGCTGACTTTACCTTCTACTCAGGCGACCTGAGTGGCCAGGTGATTGTGAAGTCCTGGACCGCTGGCTGGGGCGCACAAGCCAACCTGTGGGATGGTTTCTTCGATCCCTACGGTTCTGACGAGCCAACACCACCCACCGTGGAAGTCGCTGAATCGTCTGGCTGGGCCTTGTCACTGATTGGTATTTTCGGTTTGATCATGCTGCGTCGCCGCAACCTGCAAGCCAAAGCCTGA